From the genome of Rhizobium binae, one region includes:
- the cheR gene encoding protein-glutamate O-methyltransferase CheR yields the protein MSAMGAKDQRQGADEVLASGEYPLTRRDLTEIAAMIYSDAGIFLNETKASLVYSRLSKHIRNLGLSGFREYCELVASPAGAAPRREMLSHLTTNFTRFFRENHHFEHLRDHVLPELLQRARAGGRVRIWSAASSDGQEPYSIALTVLSLMPNVADYDFKILATDIDPKILAIARAGAYDESALETVSPAMRKQWFSEVEVQGRRKFQVDDRVKRLITYNELNLMAQWPFKGKFDVIFCRNVVIYFDEPTQMKIWQRFAGLLPEGGHLYIGHSERVSGEAKHVFDNIGITTYRYTTKGPGRKA from the coding sequence GCTGACGCGCCGCGACCTCACGGAAATCGCCGCCATGATCTACTCGGATGCCGGCATCTTCCTCAACGAGACGAAGGCTTCGCTCGTCTATTCGCGTCTGTCGAAACATATCCGCAATCTCGGTCTTTCCGGCTTTCGGGAATATTGCGAACTCGTCGCTTCGCCGGCGGGTGCCGCGCCGCGCCGCGAAATGCTGTCGCATCTGACGACCAATTTCACCCGCTTCTTTCGCGAAAACCATCATTTCGAGCATCTGCGCGACCACGTGCTGCCGGAGCTTCTGCAGCGGGCGAGAGCGGGCGGCAGGGTTCGCATCTGGTCGGCCGCTTCCTCTGACGGGCAGGAACCCTATTCGATCGCGCTCACCGTGCTGTCGCTGATGCCGAATGTCGCCGATTATGACTTCAAGATCCTGGCGACCGACATCGACCCGAAAATCCTGGCGATCGCCAGGGCCGGCGCCTATGACGAGAGCGCCCTCGAAACCGTTTCGCCGGCCATGCGCAAGCAATGGTTCAGCGAAGTCGAAGTGCAGGGCCGCAGGAAGTTCCAGGTCGACGACCGCGTCAAGCGGCTGATCACCTACAATGAGCTGAACCTGATGGCGCAGTGGCCATTCAAGGGCAAGTTCGACGTCATCTTCTGCCGCAACGTCGTCATCTATTTCGACGAGCCGACGCAAATGAAGATCTGGCAGCGTTTCGCCGGCCTGCTGCCGGAAGGCGGCCATCTCTATATCGGCCATTCCGAGCGCGTGTCCGGCGAGGCGAAGCACGTCTTCGACAATATCGGCATCACGACCTACCGCTACACGACCAAGGGTCCTGGGAGGAAGGCATGA
- the cheD gene encoding chemoreceptor glutamine deamidase CheD — protein sequence MIADGAARRVHIIQGEYKVLSDPNAVLSTILGSCVAACLRDPVAGVGGMNHFLLPGSATSPTSGGDATRYGVHLMELLINGLLKQGARRDRLEAKIFGGAKTISTFSNVGEQNAAFAMQFLRDEGIPVVGSSTGGEHGRKLEYWPVSGRARQYPLTGAETQRTVALEQRPAAPQKPVETSIEFF from the coding sequence ATGATCGCTGATGGGGCAGCCCGCCGCGTGCACATCATTCAAGGCGAGTATAAGGTTCTGAGCGATCCGAATGCGGTCCTCTCGACCATTCTCGGCTCGTGCGTGGCGGCGTGCCTCAGAGACCCTGTCGCCGGCGTCGGTGGCATGAACCACTTTCTGCTGCCAGGTTCGGCGACCTCGCCGACATCAGGCGGGGATGCCACGCGCTACGGCGTGCATCTGATGGAATTGCTGATCAACGGTCTCCTGAAGCAGGGCGCCCGGCGCGACCGGTTGGAGGCAAAGATCTTCGGCGGTGCCAAGACGATCTCGACCTTCTCCAATGTCGGTGAGCAGAACGCGGCCTTCGCCATGCAGTTCCTCAGGGATGAAGGCATTCCGGTGGTCGGCTCCTCGACCGGCGGAGAGCACGGGCGCAAGCTCGAATATTGGCCGGTTTCCGGCCGTGCCCGGCAATATCCATTGACCGGCGCCGAAACGCAGAGAACCGTCGCTCTCGAGCAGCGTCCAGCCGCTCCGCAGAAGCCCGTCGAAACCAGTATCGAATTTTTTTGA
- the cheB gene encoding protein-glutamate O-methylesterase CheB codes for MSAPARVLVVDDSPTMRGLITAVLSSDPEVNVIGQAGDALEAREAIKRLNPDVVTLDIEMPNMNGLDFLEKIMTLRPMPVIMVSTMTHRGAEATLAALEIGAFDCVGKPGPGEPRPFGDLAEKVKAAARTQRQFSQPVAAAAPPPSVADFRVGRKIVAIGSSTGGVEALIAVLQKFPANCPPTVITQHMPPTFTRSFAERLNRLCAPVVQEATDGARLEIGKIYLAPGGERHLQVTGASAPCCRLVDRPPVNGHRPSVDVLFDSVAELAGRNAVGVILTGMGRDGAAGLLKMRHAGARTLGQNEKTCVVYGMPRVAHELGAVEQQLPLSAIGEEILKMTAARKEGTE; via the coding sequence ATGAGCGCGCCGGCAAGGGTTCTGGTCGTTGACGACTCGCCGACCATGCGCGGGCTGATCACAGCCGTCTTGAGCTCCGATCCGGAGGTCAACGTCATCGGCCAGGCCGGCGATGCGCTGGAAGCCCGCGAAGCGATCAAGCGCCTGAATCCCGACGTCGTGACGCTCGACATCGAGATGCCGAACATGAATGGCCTCGATTTTCTCGAAAAGATCATGACGCTGCGGCCCATGCCCGTCATCATGGTGTCGACGATGACCCATCGCGGCGCCGAGGCGACGCTTGCAGCCCTTGAGATCGGCGCATTCGACTGTGTCGGTAAGCCGGGGCCGGGCGAACCCAGGCCCTTCGGCGACCTCGCCGAGAAGGTCAAGGCCGCCGCCCGCACCCAGCGCCAGTTTTCCCAGCCCGTGGCGGCCGCCGCGCCGCCGCCCTCCGTCGCCGATTTCCGCGTCGGTCGCAAGATCGTCGCGATCGGCTCGTCGACGGGCGGCGTCGAGGCGCTGATTGCCGTGCTCCAGAAATTCCCGGCCAATTGCCCGCCAACGGTCATCACCCAGCACATGCCGCCGACTTTCACCAGGAGCTTTGCCGAACGGCTGAACCGGCTGTGCGCGCCGGTGGTGCAGGAAGCGACCGACGGCGCCCGTCTCGAGATCGGCAAGATCTATCTGGCGCCGGGCGGCGAACGCCATCTCCAGGTCACCGGCGCTTCGGCGCCGTGCTGCCGCCTCGTCGACCGCCCCCCGGTCAACGGCCATCGCCCGTCGGTGGATGTACTCTTTGATTCAGTTGCGGAACTGGCGGGCCGCAACGCCGTCGGCGTGATTCTGACCGGAATGGGCCGCGATGGCGCTGCCGGATTGTTGAAAATGCGTCACGCCGGCGCCAGAACCCTCGGCCAGAACGAAAAAACCTGTGTCGTTTACGGAATGCCAAGGGTTGCGCACGAACTTGGCGCCGTTGAGCAGCAGCTCCCACTGTCTGCCATCGGTGAGGAAATATTGAAAATGACAGCCGCCCGAAAGGAAGGGACCGAATAA
- a CDS encoding response regulator, producing MSIAEKIKVLIVDDQVTSRLLLSDALTQLGFKQITSAGDGEQGMKIMTEQPHHLVISDFNMPKMDGIGFLQAVRTNPNTKKAAFIILTAQGDRALVQKAAQLGANNVLAKPFTIEKMKAAIEAVFGALK from the coding sequence ATGTCGATCGCGGAGAAAATCAAAGTTCTGATCGTCGACGATCAGGTAACGAGCCGGTTGCTGCTCAGCGACGCGCTGACACAGCTCGGTTTCAAGCAGATCACGTCGGCGGGCGACGGCGAGCAGGGCATGAAGATCATGACCGAGCAGCCGCATCATCTGGTGATTTCGGACTTCAACATGCCGAAGATGGATGGCATCGGTTTCCTTCAGGCCGTGCGCACCAACCCGAACACCAAGAAGGCGGCTTTCATCATCCTCACCGCCCAGGGCGATCGCGCGCTGGTGCAGAAGGCAGCCCAGCTCGGCGCCAACAACGTGCTCGCCAAGCCGTTCACGATCGAGAAGATGAAGGCGGCCATCGAAGCCGTGTTTGGAGCCTTGAAATGA